The Acinonyx jubatus isolate Ajub_Pintada_27869175 chromosome D1, VMU_Ajub_asm_v1.0, whole genome shotgun sequence genome includes a window with the following:
- the LOC106976501 gene encoding caspase-1 isoform X2, with protein sequence MADKDLKGKRKQFINSVGMGTVNGLLDELFEKNVLNQEEMERVKCENATVMDKARALIDSVLRKGPRACQIFICHICEEDTHLAETLGLSSSPQSGNSQNTTDSEVAFPPLPASVNNMPGPAEPEESVDALKLCPRENFVKLCKQRAEEIYPIKERKDRTRLALIICNTTFDHLSLRKGADLDVAGMRRLLTDLGYSVHIKEELTAKDMESELRAFAARPEHKSSDSTFLVFMSHGILSGICGTKYSAEGDPDVLAYDTIFQIFNNRNCLSLKDKPKVIIVQACRGENLGELLISDSPAAPMDSTSQMGSSLSQVGDNLEDDAIYKVHVEKDFIAFCSSTPHHVSWRDVNKGSLFITQLITCFQKYSWCSHLEEVFRKVQQSFEKPNVRAQMPTIERLSMTRYFYLFPGN encoded by the exons ATGGCCG ACAAGGATCTGAAGGGCAAGAGGAAGCAGTTCATCAACTCAGTCGGCATGGGGACGGTCAACGGCTTGCTGGATGAACTCTTTGAGAAAAATGTGCTGAACcaggaggagatggagagagtaAAATGTGAAAACGCTACCGTTATGGATAAGGCCCGAGCTCTGATCGACAGCGTCCTGCGAAAAGGGCCACGGGCGTGCCAGATCTTTATCTGTCACATCTGTGAGGAAGACACCCACCTTGCGGAGACGCTGGGGCTGTCCTCAA GCCCACAATCTGGAAATTCTCAGAACACCACGGACTCTGAAGTAGCGTTTCCTCCTCTTCCAG CTAGCGTGAATAACATGCCTGGGCCGGCTGAGCCAGAAGAATCTGTAGATGCTCTCAAGCTTTGTCCTCGTGAAAACTTCGTGAAACTGTGTAAACAGAGGGCTGAAGAG ATCTACCcaataaaggagagaaaggatcGTACTCGTCTGGCTCTCATCATCTGCAATACGACGTTCGATCATCTTTCTCTCAGGAAGGGGGCTGACCTCGATGTTGCAGGGATGAGGAGGCTGCTTACAGACCTTGGCTACAGTGTGCACATAAAAGAGGAACTCACTGCTAAG GACATGGAATCAGAGCTGAGGGCATTTGCTGCCCGTCCAGAGCACAAGTCCTCGGACAGCACATTCCTGGTGTTCATGTCTCATGGCATCCTGAGTGGAATCTGTGGGACGAAGTACAGCGCTGAAGGAGACCCAGATGTATTGGCTTATGACACCATCTTCCAGATTTTCAACAACCGCAACTGCCTTAGTCTAAAGGACAAGCCCAAGGTCATCATCGTCCAGGCCTGCAGAGGTG AAAATTTGGGGGAACTGTTGATCAGTGACTCTCCAGCGGCCCCAATGGACAGCACTTCACAGATGGGTAGCAGCCTTTCACAGGTGGGTGACAACCTAGAGGACGACGCCATTTACAAGGTCCACGTGGAGAAGGACTTCATCGCTTTCTGCTCCTCGACCCCAC ATCATGTGTCTTGGAGAGACGTGAACAAGGGATCTCTCTTCATTACACAACTCATCACGTGCTTCCAAAAGTATTCGTGGTGCTCTCATCTGGAGGAAGTATTTCGGAAG GTACAACAGTCATTTGAAAAACCAAATGTTAGAGCCCAGATGCCCACCATTGAACGACTATCCATGACAAGATACTTCTATCTCTTCCCTGGCAATTGA
- the LOC106976501 gene encoding caspase-1 isoform X1, with protein MADKDLKGKRKQFINSVGMGTVNGLLDELFEKNVLNQEEMERVKCENATVMDKARALIDSVLRKGPRACQIFICHICEEDTHLAETLGLSSSPQSGNSQNTTDSEVAFPPLPEDKHDQNPFKILESVGKVLLTGVLQDLVEKDVLKLEEAEKKKFHDAKPGDKPRVFLNSVRQKPKEAGQAIVQTFLNTDKHSTSLEASVNNMPGPAEPEESVDALKLCPRENFVKLCKQRAEEIYPIKERKDRTRLALIICNTTFDHLSLRKGADLDVAGMRRLLTDLGYSVHIKEELTAKDMESELRAFAARPEHKSSDSTFLVFMSHGILSGICGTKYSAEGDPDVLAYDTIFQIFNNRNCLSLKDKPKVIIVQACRGENLGELLISDSPAAPMDSTSQMGSSLSQVGDNLEDDAIYKVHVEKDFIAFCSSTPHHVSWRDVNKGSLFITQLITCFQKYSWCSHLEEVFRKVQQSFEKPNVRAQMPTIERLSMTRYFYLFPGN; from the exons ATGGCCG ACAAGGATCTGAAGGGCAAGAGGAAGCAGTTCATCAACTCAGTCGGCATGGGGACGGTCAACGGCTTGCTGGATGAACTCTTTGAGAAAAATGTGCTGAACcaggaggagatggagagagtaAAATGTGAAAACGCTACCGTTATGGATAAGGCCCGAGCTCTGATCGACAGCGTCCTGCGAAAAGGGCCACGGGCGTGCCAGATCTTTATCTGTCACATCTGTGAGGAAGACACCCACCTTGCGGAGACGCTGGGGCTGTCCTCAA GCCCACAATCTGGAAATTCTCAGAACACCACGGACTCTGAAGTAGCGTTTCCTCCTCTTCCAG AGGACAAACACGACCAAAACCCATTTAAGATTTTGGAATCTGTGGGCAAAGTGCTCCTTACTGGCGTTTTGCAAGACTTGGTGGAGAAAGATGTCCTGAAATTggaggaagcagaaaagaaaaaatttcatgaTGCCAAACCTGGAGACAAGCCCCGGGTCTTTCTGAACTCAGTGCGTCAGAAACCCAAGGAGGCAGGTCAAGCCATTGTCCAAACTTTCCTTAATACGGACAAGCATTCTACCAGTTTAGAAG CTAGCGTGAATAACATGCCTGGGCCGGCTGAGCCAGAAGAATCTGTAGATGCTCTCAAGCTTTGTCCTCGTGAAAACTTCGTGAAACTGTGTAAACAGAGGGCTGAAGAG ATCTACCcaataaaggagagaaaggatcGTACTCGTCTGGCTCTCATCATCTGCAATACGACGTTCGATCATCTTTCTCTCAGGAAGGGGGCTGACCTCGATGTTGCAGGGATGAGGAGGCTGCTTACAGACCTTGGCTACAGTGTGCACATAAAAGAGGAACTCACTGCTAAG GACATGGAATCAGAGCTGAGGGCATTTGCTGCCCGTCCAGAGCACAAGTCCTCGGACAGCACATTCCTGGTGTTCATGTCTCATGGCATCCTGAGTGGAATCTGTGGGACGAAGTACAGCGCTGAAGGAGACCCAGATGTATTGGCTTATGACACCATCTTCCAGATTTTCAACAACCGCAACTGCCTTAGTCTAAAGGACAAGCCCAAGGTCATCATCGTCCAGGCCTGCAGAGGTG AAAATTTGGGGGAACTGTTGATCAGTGACTCTCCAGCGGCCCCAATGGACAGCACTTCACAGATGGGTAGCAGCCTTTCACAGGTGGGTGACAACCTAGAGGACGACGCCATTTACAAGGTCCACGTGGAGAAGGACTTCATCGCTTTCTGCTCCTCGACCCCAC ATCATGTGTCTTGGAGAGACGTGAACAAGGGATCTCTCTTCATTACACAACTCATCACGTGCTTCCAAAAGTATTCGTGGTGCTCTCATCTGGAGGAAGTATTTCGGAAG GTACAACAGTCATTTGAAAAACCAAATGTTAGAGCCCAGATGCCCACCATTGAACGACTATCCATGACAAGATACTTCTATCTCTTCCCTGGCAATTGA